One genomic segment of Ignavibacteriota bacterium includes these proteins:
- a CDS encoding CDP-glycerol glycerophosphotransferase family protein codes for MVFSEILLKIPYTIAWYLTNSRINPFPIVFYCTDFIDYEIFEPILNEFEEITIVSKNRNVQEKLFEHGVSSILWPVYPKVVFMARHSLHMFPAKKIIKIGMRHGAYNFKSFISKKKYNKFDLYFFTSQNELNEAKEIGITIGDVGGFPKIDVLHNGQISFDELENLKVKLKFNNGKPIILFSATWNKSELSAITKWYDKLRLLTNDYNILVTAHSFTEKNIIEKIKSEDNIYFIENEKAAPYLLLADILIGDSSSIIAEFCTLDKPIITFRIEEKGRLNLKIINMLDEISFRVNSFEELINILPNSLKNKNLLSEKRKHHSKIMIDNFNGNATKIMSEKIKLFLAKKGISIK; via the coding sequence ATGGTATTTTCAGAAATATTATTAAAAATTCCTTATACAATTGCTTGGTATCTCACAAATTCTAGAATTAATCCTTTCCCAATTGTTTTTTATTGTACAGATTTTATTGATTACGAAATATTCGAACCAATTCTAAATGAATTTGAAGAAATTACTATAGTTTCAAAAAACAGAAATGTGCAAGAAAAACTTTTTGAACATGGCGTTTCGTCAATACTATGGCCGGTTTACCCCAAAGTTGTATTTATGGCGAGACATTCTTTACATATGTTTCCCGCGAAAAAAATAATTAAAATTGGAATGCGACACGGAGCTTATAATTTTAAAAGTTTTATTAGCAAAAAGAAATACAATAAATTTGATTTGTATTTTTTCACATCGCAAAATGAGTTGAATGAAGCAAAAGAGATTGGAATTACAATTGGCGATGTTGGCGGATTTCCTAAAATTGATGTTTTGCATAATGGACAAATTTCATTTGACGAATTAGAAAATCTAAAAGTAAAATTAAAATTTAATAATGGTAAACCAATTATTTTGTTTTCGGCAACTTGGAATAAATCGGAATTATCTGCAATTACAAAATGGTATGATAAATTAAGATTATTAACAAATGATTACAATATTTTGGTAACTGCTCATTCATTTACAGAAAAAAACATTATTGAAAAAATTAAATCAGAGGATAATATTTATTTTATTGAAAATGAAAAAGCTGCTCCTTATTTATTACTTGCAGATATTTTAATTGGCGATTCTTCTTCAATTATTGCCGAATTCTGCACACTTGATAAGCCAATAATTACTTTTAGAATTGAAGAAAAAGGTCGATTAAATTTGAAAATTATTAATATGTTGGATGAAATTTCATTTAGAGTAAATTCTTTTGAAGAATTAATAAATATTTTACCAAATTCATTAAAAAATAAAAATCTTCTTTCTGAAAAAAGAAAACATCATTCAAAAATTATGATTGATAATTTTAATGGAAATGCCACAAAAATTATGTCAGAAAAAATTAAATTATTTTTAGCCAAGAAAGGAATTTCGATAAAATAG
- the waaF gene encoding lipopolysaccharide heptosyltransferase II: protein MPELLLNEIEKKSIKKILVIQTAFIGDAILSTPILRAIKDIYPNSILDILVIPQTSNLFRYNPHVNNIIEFDKKKFTSRIISFIKISYKLYIEKYDAAISVQSSLTSSILMLIGKIKIRIGYPRQKLLTHTIKLVKGLHLRKRVLRLLEPFGYKSLNDDTELFYSEKEEVKINSILNNSMSRFKIGIAPSSAQFTKQWPKEYFKELLKLMNDDDIEIYLIGGKEDKILCNEIVEINKMKIHNLAGELSLLDSAALIINLNLLLSNDSAPMHIANAVKTDVIAIFGPTVKEFGFYPYRGNDKILEIDLDCRPCGKHGGSKCPLGHFKCMLDLKPDYVYQEIKQKLFNNDKFRTN, encoded by the coding sequence ATGCCAGAATTATTATTAAATGAGATTGAAAAAAAATCAATTAAAAAAATCCTCGTAATTCAAACTGCATTTATTGGTGATGCAATTTTAAGTACTCCAATTTTAAGAGCAATAAAAGATATTTATCCAAACTCAATTCTTGACATTTTGGTAATTCCACAGACAAGCAATTTGTTTAGGTATAATCCGCATGTAAATAACATAATAGAATTTGATAAGAAAAAATTTACATCGAGAATTATTTCTTTCATTAAAATTTCATACAAATTGTATATTGAAAAATATGATGCGGCAATATCGGTTCAAAGCTCTTTAACCTCTTCAATATTGATGCTGATTGGAAAAATAAAAATTAGAATTGGATATCCTCGACAAAAATTACTCACACATACAATTAAATTAGTCAAAGGTTTACATTTGCGTAAACGCGTGTTGCGATTGTTGGAACCTTTTGGTTATAAATCCTTGAATGATGATACAGAATTATTTTATAGTGAAAAGGAAGAAGTAAAGATTAATTCCATTTTAAATAATTCAATGAGTAGATTCAAAATAGGAATTGCACCCAGTTCTGCACAATTTACAAAACAATGGCCGAAAGAATATTTTAAAGAACTTTTAAAATTAATGAATGACGATGATATTGAAATTTATTTAATCGGCGGAAAAGAAGATAAAATTCTTTGCAATGAAATTGTTGAAATTAATAAAATGAAAATTCATAATTTAGCCGGAGAGCTTTCATTGCTTGATTCGGCGGCACTAATTATAAATCTAAATTTACTTTTATCAAATGACAGTGCACCGATGCATATTGCAAATGCTGTTAAGACTGATGTAATTGCTATATTTGGTCCAACAGTAAAAGAATTTGGATTTTATCCATATAGAGGAAATGATAAAATATTAGAGATTGATTTAGATTGCCGTCCATGTGGGAAACACGGCGGAAGTAAATGTCCGCTTGGTCATTTTAAATGTATGCTGGATTTAAAACCGGATTATGTTTATCAAGAAATAAAACAAAAATTATTTAATAATGATAAATTTAGAACAAATTGA
- a CDS encoding glycosyltransferase family 4 protein, translating to MNILHVDTEKYWRGGQQQVLYLHEGLIKQGISSLLICNKNSEIKNRCIEKNLPFIEINILGELDLFSAYKISKLCKANTIDIIQAHSAHALTIAIIAKLFYSKLKLIAVRRVDFHIRKNILSKLKYSNKKVDKIVCISEFIKKVLMEDGIDENKLLSIRSGTDVNKFDNISVDDKLMKTLKNNSDTFLIGTVAAFAGHKDYPNLLKAFKIVKAKYENAKLCIVGDGPLKNEIENIARKLNIYYDIYFVGFQNDIGMYLKIFDLFVLSSKKEGLGTSIIDAMSIGLTIVATNTGGIPELIKNYHNGILVEPKNPNDLSKAIIELIENKVLRKLVSENAKKDSVNYSIDKNIEQYKKLYNDLLLK from the coding sequence ATGAATATTCTTCACGTTGATACCGAGAAATATTGGCGAGGCGGGCAGCAGCAAGTTTTATACCTTCACGAAGGTTTAATTAAACAAGGAATATCATCGTTATTAATTTGTAATAAAAATTCTGAAATAAAGAATCGCTGCATAGAAAAAAATCTTCCCTTTATTGAAATAAACATTTTAGGTGAACTTGATTTATTTTCTGCATACAAAATTTCAAAACTATGCAAAGCTAATACAATTGATATAATTCAAGCCCATTCGGCACATGCTCTAACTATTGCAATTATTGCTAAATTATTTTATTCAAAATTAAAACTAATTGCAGTTAGAAGAGTTGATTTTCATATTAGAAAAAATATTTTAAGTAAATTAAAATATTCAAATAAAAAGGTCGATAAGATTGTTTGCATATCTGAATTTATAAAGAAAGTTTTAATGGAAGATGGAATAGATGAAAATAAGCTATTATCAATTAGAAGTGGAACAGACGTAAATAAATTTGATAATATTTCAGTTGATGATAAATTAATGAAAACTTTGAAAAATAATTCTGATACATTTTTAATCGGCACAGTTGCAGCTTTTGCGGGACATAAAGATTATCCTAATTTATTAAAAGCATTTAAAATTGTTAAAGCAAAATATGAAAATGCAAAATTATGTATTGTTGGCGATGGTCCATTAAAGAATGAAATTGAAAATATTGCCAGAAAATTAAATATTTATTATGATATTTATTTTGTGGGATTTCAAAACGATATTGGAATGTATTTAAAAATTTTTGATTTATTTGTATTGTCATCAAAAAAAGAAGGATTGGGGACCTCAATTATTGATGCTATGTCTATTGGGCTTACGATTGTTGCAACAAATACCGGAGGAATTCCGGAGTTAATTAAAAATTATCATAACGGAATTTTAGTTGAACCAAAAAATCCAAATGATTTATCAAAAGCAATTATTGAACTAATTGAGAATAAGGTACTTAGAAAATTAGTTTCTGAAAATGCAAAGAAAGATTCCGTAAATTATTCTATCGATAAAAATATTGAGCAATACAAGAAACTTTATAACGATTTATTATTGAAATAA
- a CDS encoding glycosyltransferase family 2 protein → MSKRENKISATIITNNEEANIERCLKSLLWVDEIIVVDSFSTDGTIEICKKYNCKIFQTEWKGFGITKKFAVDNSSNDWILSIDSDEVVTDELKKKIENILVNPMFNGYNIKRKSYYLGKEINYCGWDKDFPSRLFNRNFGNFNDNLVHESVVLNGEKTKIYEPLLHYTYPTLSLHISKMNRYSDLAIENISEEKKYSIISSIFFGINKFMKMYFLQKGFLDGKIGFLLSLHSAIGVYLKYIKVWQKHNEYSSR, encoded by the coding sequence ATGTCAAAAAGAGAAAATAAAATATCCGCAACAATTATTACAAATAATGAAGAAGCAAACATTGAACGATGTTTAAAATCATTATTATGGGTTGATGAAATTATTGTTGTTGATTCTTTCTCAACTGACGGAACAATTGAAATTTGCAAAAAATATAATTGCAAAATATTTCAAACCGAATGGAAAGGTTTTGGCATAACTAAAAAATTTGCCGTAGATAATTCTTCCAATGATTGGATACTTTCGATTGATTCCGACGAAGTTGTAACTGATGAGCTTAAAAAAAAAATTGAGAATATTTTAGTAAACCCAATGTTTAACGGCTACAACATTAAACGAAAATCATATTATCTTGGAAAGGAAATTAATTATTGCGGTTGGGATAAAGATTTTCCATCAAGATTATTCAATAGAAATTTTGGAAATTTTAATGACAATTTAGTTCATGAATCAGTTGTTTTAAATGGTGAGAAAACAAAAATATATGAACCGCTGCTTCATTATACTTATCCTACATTGAGTTTGCACATTTCTAAAATGAACCGATATTCGGATTTGGCAATTGAAAATATTTCTGAAGAGAAAAAATATTCAATAATAAGTTCGATATTTTTTGGTATTAATAAATTCATGAAAATGTATTTTTTACAAAAAGGTTTTCTTGATGGAAAAATTGGTTTTTTGTTAAGTCTGCATTCAGCAATTGGAGTTTACCTAAAGTATATTAAAGTTTGGCAAAAGCATAATGAATATTCTTCACGTTGA
- a CDS encoding glycosyltransferase, with protein sequence MKIAYVHTGKWPSNSPSFTFVTNNAIALAQEFDECFLFVKNNSEKTSDEIISQEFDLTIPKNLFIERINYSWIFNSNIFYYKIIFNKLKILIEQNRIDVVISRNPTFLKYLMKIKLKYNVKVFFESHDFYADTKLREDINKKKKKKIEKIENKYIPQIDGVICLQNSQKELYENKFPNTKIHLARTGLQNLENINQEKKYITYIGSLDKHKGVIQLIKAASLAKSKPYLLIIGGKTKSEIDAIQNFADENYDSSLVKITGWINKIELKEYLKKTAIGIVPLEKTFFNKYLTSPLKLFDYYSFCIPVIASDLPTTRELIVENKTGLFFRNGNINELADRIDELILNPNRIDEMRNEIFIYAKKYLWINRAKELRKIFNFNSN encoded by the coding sequence ATGAAAATTGCTTATGTACATACTGGGAAATGGCCTTCCAACTCACCGAGTTTTACCTTTGTAACAAATAATGCAATCGCACTTGCACAAGAATTTGACGAATGTTTTTTGTTTGTAAAAAATAATTCTGAAAAAACATCAGATGAAATTATTTCACAAGAATTTGATTTAACAATTCCTAAAAATTTATTTATTGAAAGAATTAATTATTCATGGATTTTTAATTCTAATATTTTTTACTATAAAATAATTTTTAACAAATTGAAAATTCTGATTGAGCAAAATAGAATTGATGTTGTAATTTCGCGGAATCCAACTTTTCTAAAATATTTAATGAAGATTAAATTAAAATACAATGTAAAAGTTTTTTTTGAATCACATGATTTTTATGCGGATACAAAATTGCGTGAGGACATAAATAAAAAAAAGAAAAAGAAAATTGAAAAAATTGAAAACAAATATATCCCTCAAATTGATGGAGTAATCTGTCTTCAGAATTCGCAGAAAGAATTGTACGAAAATAAATTTCCAAACACCAAAATCCATCTTGCACGAACTGGTCTTCAAAATTTAGAAAATATAAATCAAGAGAAAAAATATATAACTTATATCGGCTCGCTGGATAAGCACAAAGGAGTTATTCAATTAATTAAGGCTGCGTCTTTAGCTAAATCAAAACCATATTTATTAATAATAGGCGGAAAAACAAAATCTGAAATTGACGCAATTCAAAATTTTGCTGATGAAAATTATGATTCATCCTTGGTTAAAATAACCGGATGGATTAATAAAATTGAATTAAAGGAATATTTAAAGAAAACTGCAATCGGAATAGTTCCGTTGGAAAAAACTTTTTTTAATAAATATTTAACATCGCCCTTAAAATTATTTGATTATTATAGTTTTTGCATTCCAGTAATTGCAAGCGATTTACCAACTACTCGCGAATTAATTGTAGAAAATAAAACCGGATTATTTTTTCGAAATGGAAACATAAATGAACTTGCGGATAGAATAGATGAATTAATTCTAAATCCAAACAGAATTGATGAAATGCGGAATGAAATATTTATTTATGCAAAAAAATATTTGTGGATAAATCGCGCAAAGGAATTAAGAAAAATCTTTAATTTTAATAGCAATTAA
- a CDS encoding class I SAM-dependent methyltransferase has protein sequence MSDYSIYENEKLYNIWIANKNTKLYKNEMLRNNQLFEIIKKQNGVKNIIDIGCGTGYLDYLLSKNGKEITAVDLSKNSLDMFKEIANQFTITQVHENLFNINLKNFDMVISQEVLEHIEDYESAIAKMNLFIREDGIGLFCVPYNENLNAKMIDDPLTGNRIHKVGHLHSFTKEKLERSVEKSGFKLVETFLIVNKRSNKLFSNFKIPINNFTLFIDKIMNLLFPYKAAYLAVLCKK, from the coding sequence ATGAGCGATTATTCAATTTATGAAAATGAAAAACTTTATAATATTTGGATTGCAAATAAAAATACCAAATTGTATAAAAATGAAATGTTGAGGAATAATCAACTTTTTGAAATTATTAAAAAACAAAATGGCGTTAAAAATATTATTGATATTGGATGTGGAACCGGATACTTAGATTATTTACTTTCTAAAAACGGAAAAGAAATTACAGCAGTAGATTTATCAAAAAATAGTTTAGATATGTTTAAAGAAATTGCAAATCAATTTACAATAACTCAAGTTCACGAGAATTTGTTTAACATAAATTTGAAAAATTTTGATATGGTAATTTCTCAAGAAGTTTTGGAACATATTGAAGATTATGAATCGGCAATTGCAAAGATGAATTTATTTATAAGGGAAGATGGCATTGGATTATTTTGTGTTCCGTACAACGAAAATTTAAATGCAAAAATGATTGATGATCCATTAACGGGAAATAGAATTCACAAAGTTGGACATTTGCATAGTTTTACAAAGGAAAAATTAGAAAGAAGTGTTGAAAAATCCGGCTTCAAATTGGTTGAAACATTTTTAATTGTAAATAAAAGATCAAATAAACTCTTTTCAAATTTTAAAATTCCAATAAATAATTTTACTCTTTTTATTGATAAAATTATGAATTTACTTTTTCCCTATAAAGCTGCATATCTTGCAGTGTTGTGTAAAAAATAA
- a CDS encoding glycosyltransferase: MNVLIIAYNFPPEGGPAVQRISKFVKYLIQLNAKVFVLTAAKKNKIIDNSLFIDIEKSEIYKSYDLGDYVSGDLKKIFKNFFTPDKSALWKYTAVKKGLKIIKEQNIELIFSTSPPHSTQIIAEQISLKSGIKWVADFRDEWVDNSLFHKAKLKDLDKIFEKRILENCTHITTITNKAKQNFSQRISSEKITVIRNGYDEDDFKNLNFNKSLINSNILNISYAGRLNELHSPNSFFKSLSILIKSNKINSKKISVTFIGGSGNEKWLKDYPELNEIIKFVSYLPHDKMLLKLNEADVLLLFATNMNITELFPAKMFEYFRLRKSVFAIISSEGELSETLIEYGNSYIAIDSNLEEIQNSILKILANFENNNLVKSNNQKFIQSFERKKQAEQLYNLFQNILKD, translated from the coding sequence ATGAATGTTCTTATCATTGCATACAATTTCCCTCCAGAAGGCGGACCGGCAGTTCAGCGAATTTCAAAATTTGTGAAATATTTAATTCAATTAAATGCAAAAGTATTTGTTCTTACAGCAGCAAAAAAAAATAAAATTATTGACAACTCACTTTTTATTGATATTGAAAAAAGCGAAATTTATAAAAGTTATGATTTGGGAGATTATGTTAGCGGAGATCTTAAAAAAATATTTAAAAATTTTTTTACTCCTGATAAATCTGCATTGTGGAAATATACTGCTGTTAAAAAAGGATTAAAAATAATTAAAGAACAAAATATAGAATTAATTTTTTCTACATCACCGCCGCACTCAACTCAAATTATTGCTGAACAAATTTCTTTGAAATCTGGAATTAAATGGGTGGCGGATTTTCGCGATGAATGGGTGGACAATTCATTATTTCACAAAGCAAAATTAAAAGATCTAGATAAAATTTTTGAAAAACGAATTCTAGAAAATTGCACGCACATTACAACAATCACAAATAAAGCAAAACAAAATTTTTCTCAACGAATTTCTTCGGAAAAAATTACCGTAATTCGAAATGGTTATGACGAAGATGATTTTAAAAATTTGAATTTTAATAAATCTTTAATAAATTCAAATATTTTAAATATTTCATACGCAGGAAGACTTAATGAACTTCATTCTCCAAATAGCTTTTTTAAATCTCTTTCAATTTTAATTAAAAGTAATAAAATTAATTCCAAAAAAATTTCCGTAACATTTATTGGCGGTTCCGGTAATGAAAAATGGCTAAAAGATTATCCGGAATTAAATGAAATTATAAAATTTGTATCATATCTTCCACATGATAAAATGCTGTTAAAATTAAATGAAGCTGATGTACTTTTATTGTTTGCAACTAATATGAATATTACAGAATTGTTTCCGGCAAAAATGTTTGAATATTTTAGATTAAGAAAAAGTGTTTTTGCAATTATTTCTTCTGAAGGAGAACTAAGCGAAACACTAATAGAATACGGTAATTCTTATATTGCGATTGATTCAAACTTGGAAGAAATCCAAAATAGCATTTTAAAAATTCTTGCTAATTTTGAGAATAATAATTTGGTAAAATCAAATAATCAAAAATTTATTCAATCATTTGAAAGAAAGAAGCAAGCAGAACAACTTTATAATTTATTCCAGAATATCTTGAAGGATTAA
- a CDS encoding site-2 protease family protein: protein MPEIQINEKLILMFYFLPIFLISLSIHEFAHAFSANKFGDDTAKLQGRLTLNPIKHIDLIGSIVMPILAFTSGFMLIGWAKPVPVNRSKLKNQFRDDAIVSFAGPLSNLILAIVTYAVYIFISSSQIELNNILYNIFRLTIIFNVFLFCFNLLPIPPLDGSHILFDIFPNKYTAKMLNLGIYGTVLLFLFIYSPLWDIFMNVVNWVNGFFSM, encoded by the coding sequence TTGCCGGAAATTCAAATAAACGAAAAATTAATTTTAATGTTTTACTTCCTTCCAATATTTTTAATTTCGCTAAGCATTCATGAATTTGCTCATGCATTCTCTGCAAACAAATTTGGAGATGATACCGCGAAATTACAAGGTAGATTAACACTTAATCCAATTAAACACATTGATTTAATTGGCAGTATTGTTATGCCGATTTTAGCATTCACATCGGGATTTATGTTAATTGGCTGGGCAAAGCCGGTTCCGGTAAATCGCAGTAAATTAAAAAATCAATTTCGCGATGATGCTATTGTTTCGTTTGCTGGGCCATTATCAAATTTAATTTTGGCAATTGTAACTTACGCAGTTTACATTTTTATCTCTTCATCCCAAATTGAATTAAACAATATTTTATATAATATTTTTCGTCTTACAATAATTTTTAATGTATTTCTTTTCTGTTTTAATTTACTTCCTATTCCGCCGTTGGATGGTTCACATATTTTGTTTGATATTTTTCCAAATAAATACACAGCAAAAATGCTCAACTTAGGAATCTATGGAACGGTATTATTATTTTTATTTATTTACAGTCCGCTTTGGGATATTTTTATGAATGTTGTGAATTGGGTAAACGGATTTTTTAGTATGTAA
- the xerD gene encoding site-specific tyrosine recombinase XerD, which yields MQEFVKEYLSLLRIEKNLSENSIASYRNDLTKLIIFFEQKNLSDFNQIKIKHITEFFEQQKKDGITSTSVSRYSSSVKGFFLYLKQQGYVESNPTSNLNSTKLSRKLPAVLSFNEIEKILDRPNITENLGLRDKSILEILYSSGLRVSEAINLKISDLFLSDDVIRVLGKGSKQRIVPIGSSAIKWLKEYLTKVRPILQKNMKSENLVFLNSKGSKLSRMSIWKIVKKYCDEAEIKREVHPHTFRHSFATHLLEGGADLRAVQEMLGHSDISTTQIYTHIDREYVKQVHKDFHPRG from the coding sequence ATGCAAGAGTTTGTTAAAGAATATTTGTCATTGCTGCGGATTGAAAAAAATCTTTCAGAAAATTCTATTGCTTCATATCGTAATGATTTGACAAAATTAATTATTTTTTTTGAGCAAAAAAATCTTTCGGATTTTAATCAAATTAAAATTAAACACATTACAGAATTTTTTGAACAGCAGAAGAAAGACGGAATAACTTCAACTTCTGTAAGCAGATATTCTTCATCGGTAAAAGGTTTTTTTTTATATTTAAAACAGCAAGGATATGTTGAATCAAATCCTACCTCAAATTTAAATTCAACTAAATTATCAAGAAAACTTCCGGCAGTTTTATCCTTTAATGAAATTGAGAAAATTCTAGATCGACCAAATATTACTGAAAATTTAGGCTTGCGTGATAAATCAATTTTAGAAATTTTATATTCTTCCGGATTAAGAGTTTCAGAAGCAATTAATTTAAAAATTTCAGATTTATTTTTAAGTGATGACGTTATAAGAGTTTTGGGAAAAGGTTCAAAACAAAGAATTGTTCCAATTGGATCAAGCGCAATTAAATGGTTGAAAGAATATTTAACTAAAGTTAGACCAATTCTTCAAAAAAATATGAAGAGTGAAAATTTAGTTTTTTTGAATTCAAAAGGTTCAAAACTTTCTCGTATGTCAATTTGGAAAATTGTAAAAAAATATTGTGATGAAGCCGAAATTAAACGAGAAGTTCATCCTCATACTTTTCGCCATTCGTTTGCAACACATTTATTAGAAGGCGGAGCTGATTTGCGAGCAGTTCAAGAAATGCTGGGGCATTCGGATATTTCAACAACTCAAATTTATACGCACATTGATAGAGAATATGTTAAACAAGTTCATAAAGATTTTCATCCACGAGGTTAA